The following DNA comes from Kitasatospora sp. NBC_01287.
GCCTGGTCGACGTCGCTGGCGCCGTCCAGGACGCGGCCGTCGGCGCCGACCCGCTCGCCGGGGCGGATCAGGATGGTGTCGCCGATCACCAGGGCCTCGGTGGCGACGGTCTCCTCGCCGCCGTCGTCCAGCAGGCGGGTGGCGATGGTGGGGGCGAGGTCGAGCAGGCCGCGCACCGAGTCCCGGGTGCGGGCGGTGGCCAGCGCCTCCAGGGCGCCGGAGGTGGCGAAGATGACGATCAGCAGCGCGCCGTCCATCACCTGCCCGATCGAGGCCGCGCCGATCGCGGCGACGATCATCAGCAGGTCCACGTCGAGGGTCTTCTCGCGCAGCGCCTCCAGCCCGGCCCGGGCCGGCTCCCATCCTCCGGTGACGTAGGCGATCGCGTACATCGGCACCCATGCCCAGGCGGGGGCGCCGGTCAGCTGCAGCGGCAGGGCGATCAGGAAGGCGACGGTGGCGGCGGCGGCCCAGCGGGCCTCGGCCAGCGCGAAGACGCGCGTGCGACGCCTGGGAGCGAGGCTCTCGCGCGGGGCCCCGGCCGGGGCCGGGCGCTCGGTGAGGGTCGTGGACATGGCGGTGGTGTTCCTTCGCGCAGGCAGGGCGGGGCGGCCCATCCAACATACAGGAACACATGAACATGTCTTCATTCATCATCTGTAGGATGGTCTCCATGGGCCATGGAGTCGTCAGAGCAGCTGAGAACACCGTCCCGCACACCCAGCTGGACGCGTCCAACGCCGCCAAGGTCGCAGCCACCCTGCAGGCCCTGGCCACCCCCTCCCGACTGCTGATCCTGGCCCGCCTGCGCCAGGGCCCGCTGGCCGCCACCGACCTGGCCAACGCCGTTGGGATGGAGCAGTCCGCCTGCTCGCACCAGCTGCGGCTCCTGCGCAATCTCGGCCTGGTGGTCGGCGAGCGGCACGGCCGCTCGATCGTCTACGCGCTGTACGACCACCACGTCGCCGAACTCCTCGACCAGGCCGTCTACCACGTCGAGCACCTCCGCCTGGGCCTCAGCGACGCCCCCGAGGACACGGTCGACGCCGACTGACCACTCCTCGCCCAGGTCGTCATCCTCGACAGCGGACGGGTCGACTCGCTCACTCAACTGGCCGCCCAGCTGCTGACCTGGAAAGCATGAAGAGCCGCCCCACCGTGGCGCGAGGGGCAGTTCTGGCACCTGGGCTGCGTGACCCGGGTAGCGTTCCTGGTGGCCGCACGGAACGGAGTCCTGTATGCCTGGCGACTCCGTGACTCCACACCACCGGTCCACCTGACCCGAGTCAAGAGTCGAGCCGGGCCAATCGGCTCAGAACGTCCTTTGGCCTCAGTCCGATCGTCCCCATGATCACGCCTCGGCGCGAGTAGCTTCCAGATGCCACATAGTCCGTCCACGCCCTCGTAGTTTGCCGACAGTGACCGCGATCCGGCGGGCCGGGAAGGAGCGCTGCCGCATGTCCGGGGTCAGCGGCAGGCCGCGACGGCGTCGGTGTAGAGCCCGGTGGTGAGATCGCCCTCTTCTGCCATTGGCTGTCTGGACGGTACGGATCCGCAGCTCCCGGTCGCCCTGGTCGAGCAAGCCGGCCGGAGTGTCGTAGTAGGTGTCCTGGTAGACCTCTGGGCGCCCGGGAGCGTACGCCTCCTCCAGACGTTCCGTCACCGCCTCGGGGTCACGCACGATCGCCTTCAGCTCGGCTTCGACAGCCAATGCTCCTCCTCAGATGACCCGCTGCGCGTCCTTCAGCATTGAATCAAACAGCCTGCGGAACCCCTGGTACAAGGAGCTGCGTGGGGTGGCTGCCGGCTTGTAGGTCGCCGACTCGTGCCCCTTCCAGGTGCCGGCGAAGTTGGCCACGTACAGGGTTGCGTCGAGTCTGATGATGCGCCAGACCGGCAGGCCGCTGTACCGGTGGACCTCGACGGCTCTGTGGACGGCCAACTCCCGCAAGCGTGCCTCAGCGAGCCGGAACGCCGCCCGCGAGGGACTCGGTGGATTCGCCGATCTCTGAGGCGCGTTGAGCCATGGCGTCGCTGTCGGGGTCGAGTAGCAGGACGCGCAGGCTCGGCGGATCGCCTCCGTCACGATCCAGGTGAGGGCGTAGGAGGGAGTTGCGGAGACCGAGCAGCCCGAGGCCGCGAACCGCGAGCACATCGAGTTCCCGGGTGGCGCGGGCACACTGCTGGATCTCCTCGGCTGCCGCGGCCTGTTCGGAGTAGCCACGCACGACCGCGGGGAGGCGGACAAAGTCGAATGCCGCGCCCCCTGCGCGCTCCTCCCGCTGGGGTGCGAGCCCGAGGAGGTGCCGGGCGTCGTCGGGCATGGACAGCCCATCGGCGATCCGCTCGAAGACATCCAGGTGCGACGCCTCTCGGAGCCCGTTGATGATCTCGTTGACGCAGCCCTGGTTCATGCCGATGGCCGCACCGACACGGGCCTGGCTGGCTTTGAACCTGACCAGGATCGATTGATCTGGCCCCACAAGGACTGCGGACCGGGCATCCTGGTGCTGCATCCGGCAGAGAGGGAGAGCACCACTATGAAGCTCAAGTTCCTCGGTACCACCTCCGACGATGGCAAGTGCCCGACCCTGTACGAGACGCCGACCGGAGACATCGTCGTTCAGGGGTACACGCTCAGTGACCCGGAAGCTCTTGCGCAACTGCGGGATGTACTGCCAGGTGAGAGCTTCGTGGTGGTGCCCCGCGAGCTGTTGGCCAAGTTCGCCCCCAAGGAGTAGAGACCGCGTGACCGAGTTCATCACCGACGAGCAGTTCGACCACCTCTTCGGAGACGGCTTCCAGCACACCGCCTGGCGGCTGGAAAGTCGCTCCGCCTACGCGTCTGACCTGGCAACTCCCATGTATCAGCGATGGTCGGCCGGAGAGGACCCGCAGGCCGATCAGTACCGCCCGTGGTGCCAGAACATCCGGACGCAGGTCGCTGCAGGCAAGCGAATCGAGCGCGTGCGGGTCGCGGATTCCCCGCTCACCGCCGGCCAGGCCTTCCTCCTCGCAGTGGGGTGGGCGAATGTCGCGGCGGGCGAGGACATCCGCCACCTGGACCGCGCTGTCGCAGCAGAACTCCGCCTCCCGAAAAGGGACTTCTGGTTGTTCGACTCCCGGGTTCTCATTGAGATGCACTTCGACTGTGCTGACGAGTACCTCGGGGCTGAGCTGATCGATGACCAGGGCGCAGTTCTGATTGCCTGTCAGATCCGCGACGCTGCTTGGCACCATGCCGTTGTCCGCGAGGAGTTCGCGAAGAGGGTACCTTCAGCCGTGTGAGCACCGACTTCCAGCGGGCACGAGAGGCCCTCGGTGCGCGGCTGCGGCAGCTGCGCGTTGACGCGGGCCTTTCGGGCCGTGCCCTGGCCGCTCTCGCAGGGTGGCCACACTCGAAGATCAGCAAGCTGGAGACCGGACGGCAAACGGCGGTGGAGGCGGATCTCACCGCATGGGCCGAGCACACCGGGAACCTGGGCATGGCGGCGTCACTTCACGCCGACCTGCGGGGCCTGGAGACCCAGTACCGATCGTGGCGTCGCCGCCTCGCCGCCGGCCATGAGGCAGCGCAGCGGGAAGCCGGCGCCGAGGAGCGCGCCGCGAGGATGGTCCGCGCTTACGAACCGACCGTGATCCCAGGCATACTCCAGACGCCGGACTACGCTCGCGCCGTTCTTACGGCTGCGGCAGTGCTGCACCAGTCCCCACGGGACACCGAGGATGCGGTGCGAGAGCGCGTGCGCCGCCAGGAACTTCTGTACGAGCGTGGTCGATCGTTCCACTTCATCCTCTGGGAGGGTGTACTCCACGCCCAGCCATGTCCCCGAGAGGTGCTCGCTGCGCAACTGGATCGACTGACTGGCCTGGTGGGCCTGGACACCGTGACGCTCGGAGTCATCCCGTTCTCAGCGGCCCTTCCGCTGACGCTACGTCATGGATTCTGGATCCACGATGAGGCCTATGTCACCGTTGAGACGATCAACGCGGCGCTGTGGCTGGACACCCGAGCGGACGTTGATCTGTATCTCCGGGCCTGGTCGATGTATGAGCAGGTCGCAGAGTTCGGCGCTGGCGTCCACCGCTTGATCGGTCGAGCGAGACACGCGTTGGCGGCACTCTGAGAAGCCATGCGAAACAGCAGCAGCGCTTCGAGAAGCGCGGAGAAACATCGACGTCAGGTGGCGAAGCGGTCACCTAGCGTATCGACCATGGCAGATCTTGTGGTCCAGCCGCAGCCCGCCGCCGGGCTGCCGCACGTGGACACAACCCTGAGTTACGCCCAGTTGCACGAGCGCGCATGCGTCGTCTGCGGCTCCTCGGTGCCGCCGCTGGTATCAGTTGGCCACCGGACGGTCGACGGCCTGACCTGGGCCGTGGCGGCCTGCGCCGCGCATGCCGGGGAGGCCCGCTGATGGCCGCCGTGACCGATCGGCGGCACACCGATCTCTACGTCAGTGCCGCCACGTTCCTCTCCGAGCACGGCCTGCACCCCGACCCGGCGGCCTACCTCGCGCACGGCTACGTCGACCTCTGTCTGTCCGCGTGGCCCGGCTCGTCCGGTGCGCGGCTCGACCTGGCGACGCGTTGGGCGGTGTGGACGTGGCTGGCTGACGATGTCCTCGACGGTGAGTTGCGTGATGCCGAGCCGGCCACGGTGCCGGTGTTCGTCCACGCGCTCATCGTTGCCCTGAACGGGAAGCGGCAGGACGAGGGCCCGCACGGCGCCCGGCCGGTGGTGCGGGCCCTGTGCGCGTTGTCGCGGGAGACGCAGGCCTCGATGCCCGAGGCGTGGTGGCGCCGGTACCGGGAGCAGGTGATCGACTGGATCGACGCTGCGGCGGCCAAGTTGGTGCGTTTCGTGCAGCCGGCGCGGGTGCCTTCGCTGAGCCAGTACCTGGCGCTGCGGCCCGCTGACGGTGGCATGCTGCTGGCCGCGATGTGGTGCGAGGTGGCAGAGGAGTGCGTCACGCCGCAGTGGACGGCACCTGTGGTGCGGCTGCTGCTCGACGCGTTCTCGACGGTCGGTTACCTGGCCAACGATCTCGCCGCCGCTGTCGCTGTCGCTGTAGACGGTGACCGTTTCGGTGTGGTCGACGCGTTGGAGGTGGCCGAGGAGCTGACGCGGGCGCAGGCGCAGGAGCAGGCGCGGGAGTGGCTCGCTGCCGAGGAGCGCCGCTTCCAGGTCATCTGCCGCGCGGTGCGCACCGACCCCGCCCTGGACGAGGCCACCCGGCAACTCGCCCGCTCCCTGGACCGGTTCCAGTGGGCGCTGACGGCCTGGACCGCCACCAGCTCCAGGTGCCGGCCCCCGGCCGGCGTCACCGAGGCAGTGCCCCGGTGACGCCGTACCAGGAGCGGGTGCTCGCCGAGCTGCGCGGGCTCGGCCAACTGCTACAGGACGCCGCGGTGCGGGGCGCCGGGGCCCCGGTGCTGGACCCGCTCCTCGCGAGCATGCGCGAGCTGGACGACGGGATCCGCACGCACCTGGCGGCCGAACTCGGCGCTCACCAGCCGCCGGTGCCGCCCACACCGACACCGCTGCGGGCCCGGAGGCGGGCCGAGAGGTGCCGGCTCCAGAACCCGACAACCCAGGAGAGCTGAATGAGTACCGCAACGCTCTGGAAGGACCCCGAGAGCCTCGTCCCGCCACAGGTGTTCGCCGCGGTCGTCGCCACGGTCCGCGACAACAACCCGGAGATGGACGAGCCGCTCGTGCGGCGCATCGTCCGCGAGGCGCTGAAGTTCGTCGCCACCTGCGGCCGGTTCAGAGACCGTGGCATGGCCCCGTCGCGTGTGGTGGACGAGGGCTGGCACGCCCTGATCCTCCACACCAAGGCGTACGAGGAGCTGTGCGCGCAGCTCGACGGCCCGGTGCACCACTATCCTGAGCGTCCGGACCCGACCCGGTACAACGGCAGTGTGGTGATCTTCACGACCAGCATGATGCAGGAGGCCGGATACCTGCCGGACTACCGGTTGTGGGGCGACCCGCGGTCCGGGGAGATCGTGGTAGCCGCGAGCTGCACGCACTCCCCGCCGGACTGCCAGGTGTCGTGTATGAACAAGCCCGGCGGGAGCCAGGCAGTGACAGGAGCAGGCACATGACCGAGACGGGCAGTGCGCCGTTCCAGGCGCACAAGTGGCTGGAGCACCACGCGGTCGCGATGAACGCGGTCGAGACCGGGCTGATCGCCGTGGACGAGTTGGTCACGGTGCGGGTGCCGATCACGGTCACCCGGGTCGGCCCGGATGCTCCTCGCACGGCGGCCCGGGTGCTGATGACCCCCTTCCACCGTCTGCCGGACGGCTGGACGCCGCCAACGCCCGCCTGAGGCACGGCTGAGGGCACGGCTGACGCCGGGCCCGCGCACCAGTGCGGGCCCGGCGCGGCGCATCACGCCTTCGGCTGCTGCTGGGTGATGCAGTGGATGCCGCCGCCGTTGGCGAAGATCTCGCGGGCGTCGACGAGTTCGACCGTCCGGTCGGGGTAGGCCTCGGCGAGGATGGCGGCTGCCTCCTCGTCGCGGGGGTCGTCGAAGGCGCAGAGGATGACCGCGCCGTTGGCGACGTAGTGGTTGATGTAGGAGTAGTCGACCGGCTCGCCGTCCTCGTCGTGCAGCACGGTGGGGGCCGGCACCTCGATGACCTCCAGGCGGCGGCCCTGGGCGTCGGTCGCGGCGCGCAGGATGGCGACGAGCTCCTGACAGACGGCGTGGTCGGGGTGGGCCGGGTCGGGCTGGACGTGGGCCAGCACGACGCCGGGGCGGACGAAGGAGGCGACGATGTCGATGTGGCCGCGGGTGCCGAACTCGTCGTAGTCGCGGGTGAGTCCGCGCGGCAGCCAGATCGCCTTGGTGGTGCCGAGGTGGGCGTGCAGCTCGGCCTCGACCTGCTCCTTGGTCCAGTCGGCGTTGCGGCCCTCGCCGAGTTGGACGGTCTCGGTGACCAGCACCGTGCCCTCGCCGTCCACGTGGATGCCGCCGCCCTCGTTGATCAGGCGGGAGGCGAAGCGCCGCACGCCGGTCAACTCGCTGATGTGCTCGGCGATGTGCTGGTCGTGCTCCCAACTGGCCCAGGACTGGGCGCCCCAGCCGTTGAAGATCCAGTCGGCGGCGGCGAGCGAGCCCTGGCCGTCGATCAGGAAGCTGGGGCCGATGTCGCGCATCCAGGCGTCGTCCAGCGGGCGTTCGACGATCTCGATCCCGGCGTCGACGTACTCGCGGGCGGCCGCCGTCCCACCGAGGTTGACGATCAGGGTCACCGGCTCGTGGCGGACGATGGTGTTGGCGACCTTCGCCCAGGCGAGCCGGGCGGCGTGCAGGTTCTCGGGGGTGTCGAAGGTCTGGTTGCCGGTGGGGAAGGCCATCCAGGTGCGCTCGTGCGGGTGCCATTCGGCGGGCATCGAGAAGCCGAGCGAGGCGGGGGTGGTCATGGTGGCGGGTCCTCAGGGGTGGGGGAGCGTTAAAGGAAGTACAGGCGGCTGAGCGAGACGCTCTCGGAGGGCTCGGAGCGCAGCGCGGTGCCGTCCAGCGAGACCAGGCCGGTGCCGGCGTCCACGCCGACCTGGCCGGTACGGCCGTTGCGGACCATGTCGCGCGGGCCGATGCCGCGGGTGCCGCGCACGCCCACCCGTCGCCGCCGGGTGGGGAGTTGGTCGGCGGCGCGGTCCAGGTAGGCGCCGTCGGCGGCGGCCTGGGCGACGAAGGCCACCGAGATGTCGGCGGCGGTCGCCCCGTGGGCGCCGAACTGCGGGCCGAGCACCAGGGGTTCGCAGCGGTCGGTGCTGGCGTTCGGGTCGCCGACCACGCCGTAGGCGGGGAAGCCGGACTTGAGCACCAACTGCGGTTTGGCACCGAAGTGGTCGGGGCGCCAGAGCACGATGTCGCCCAGCTTGCCGACCTCGATCGAGCCGACCTCGTGCGCGAGCCCGTGGGCGATGGCCGGGTTGATGGTGAGCTTGGCGATGTAGCGCAGCACCCGCTCGTTGTCGTCGCCGCTCTCGCGGGTGCCGTAGGAGCCGACGCCGTCCAGCGGGCCGCGCTCGGCCTTCATCTTGCCGGCCATCGCGAAGGTGCGGCGCACGGTCTCGCCGGCCCGGCCCATGCCCTGGGCGTCGGAGGAGGTGATGCCGATCATGCCGAGGTCGTGCAGGATCCCCTCGGCGCCCATGGTGCCGGCCCGCACCCGGTCGCGGGCCATCGCGGCGTCGCCGGGCAGGTCGAGCTTGAGGTCGTGGGCGGAGACGATCATGCCCGCGGCCTCGGCCAGCGCGTCCCGGCCGAAGGGGAGGGTGGGGTTGGTGGAGGAGCCGATCACGTTGGCGACGCCGGCCATCTTCAGCACGTTGGGCACGTGGCCGCCGCCGCAGCCCTCGATGTGGAAGGCGTGGATGGTGCGGCCCTCCAGCACCGCGAGGGTGTCCTCGACCGAGAGGCACTCGTTCAACCCGTCGGTGTGCAGGGCGACCTGGACGTCGTACTCCTCGGCGACCCGCAGCGCGGTGTCCAGCGCGCGGGTGTGGGCGCCCATGTCCTCGTGCACCTTGAAGCCGCTGGCGCCGCCCTCGGCCAGCGCCTCGACCAGCGGGCCCGGGTCGGAGGAGGAACCGCGGCCCAGGAAGCCGATGTTGACCGGCCAGGCGTCGAAGGCGTTGAAGGCGTGCCGCAGCGCCCAGGGCGAGTTGACGCCGACGCCCCAGACCGGACCGAACTCCTGGCCGATGATCGTCGTGACACCGGAGGCGAGCGAGGCCTCCATGATCCGCGGCGAGAGCAGGTGCACGTGGGTGTCGATGGCACCGGCGGTGGCGATCAGCCCCTCGCCGGAGACGATCGTGGTGCCGGTGCCGACCACCACCTCGACGCCGTCCATGGTGTCGGGGTTGCCGGCCCGGCCGATCGCGGCGATCCGGCCGCCGACCAGGCCGATCGACGTCTTCACGATGCCCTGCACCGCGTCGATCACCAGCACGTTGCTGATCACCACGTCGCAGGTCGAGCGGACGGTGGCGGCCTTCAGGTGCAGGCCGTCGCGGGCGGTCTTGCCGAAGCCGGCCAGGAACTCCTCGCCCGGGGCCTGCGAGTCGGACTCGACCCGGACGATCAGCCCGGAGTCGCCGAGCCGGACCCGGTCGCCGGTCCGCGGGCCGTGCACCGAGATGTAGTCGTGCGGGGAGATCGAGGTCACGACTCCACCTCCGGGTCGTCGAAGTTCAGCAGGTAGCCGGTGGCGCGGGCCTTCTCCAGGGCCGCCTCGCGGGCACCGGGCGCGTCGAGCGGGCCGTCGACCAGGCCGGCGAAGCCGATCGCCACCCGCTCGCCCGCGATCGGCACCAGGCCGACCTCGACCACCGCGCCCGGGTCGAAGCGCACCGAGGAGCCGGCCGGGACGGCGAGGCGGGTGCCGTAGGCGGCGGCGCGGTCGAAGGCGAGTCGCGGGTTGACCTCGAAGAAGTGGTAGTGCGAGGTGACCGAGATCGGCACCGCCGAGGTGTTGTGCACGGCCACCACCACGGTCTCCTCGACGGGGTCGTAGCCCGTCCCGGCGCCCGGCAGGGCCGCGCCCGGGCCGTCGTCGCCGAGCGAACCGGCGCCCCGGAAGGGGTCGTTGACCACGGCGAGCCGGGTGCCGTCGTCGAAGACGGCCTCGACCTGGATCACGGTGACCACGTCCGGCACGCCGGGCAGCACGTCCGCCGCGCCGAGCACGCTGCGCCCGGCCTCGATCGCCTCGGCCAGCCGCTTGCCGTCGCGGGCCGCCTCGCAGACGGTGTCGGCGATCAGCGCGGTGGCCTCCGGCACGTTGAGCAGGCAGCCGCGGGCGCGGCGGGCGCGGGCCAGTTCGGCGGCTGTGAAGATCAGCAGCCGGTCCCGTTCGGTGGGGGTGAGTCGCACGGTGCCTCGCTCGCGGGTGCCGGGGCGGGTTGCCGGGGGATGGGGGACGGGGTGGGGCTCGGGGGTGGAGCTCAGGGGTGGCGCTCAGGTGGGGCCGACGGCCGGTGCTCGGCGGCCGGGGCTCGCGGTCCCGGGAGGCCTCGGGAGAGGCTGCTGCGGGGAGCCTTGGACGTCGAAGTTAGAACGCCGTTCAAATATCTGGTGGCCATTGAACCCGGATCGAGTCGCCGTGTCCAGCCTTGCCCGGGTTGCGGCGTTCTGCGATTCGGGTGACCGGCGGGGGTGTCACTCGTTTGCCAGGTGGCCGGCGGGTGCGCCGGGTGCGGCCAGGTGTGCGGAGGGCGCGCTCCAGCTGCGGTCCGGGTGGCGTTGCGGAGCGGGAGGTGGCGGGGGTGCGGCGACGGGTACTGCTGGCGGCGGGCGCACTCGGGGTGCTGCCCGCGGCGGGTGCGCAACCGGCGCGCGCCGGCGGGCCGGGCACCGCCGCCGGGCCGGGGACCACCGGCGGACCGGGCGGGTCGGGCGGGTCGGGCGATGCCGGTCCGCCCGGCGATCCGGCGCAGGCCCTGGCGCGGCTGCGTACGGGCAACGAGCGCTGGGTGCGCGGGCAGGCCCGCCACCCGGACGCCTCGTCGGCCCGGCGCCACGACCTGGCGGGCGGCCAGGCGCCGTTCGCCGTGGTCTTCACCTGCGTCGACTCCCGGGTCCCGCCCGAGCTGGTCTTCGACCAGGGGCTGGGGGACCTGCTGGTGGTCCGCACGGCCGCGCACACCCTCGACACGCTGGTCGCCGGCAGCCTGGAGTACGGCCCGGTCGAGCTGGCGACCCCGTTGCTGCTGGTGCTCGGCCACCAGCACTGCGGCGCCGTCACCGCGGCCGTCCGCGCGCTGCGCGAGGGCACGCCGCTGCCGGGGCACCTGGCGGAGGTGGCCCAGGCGCTCCGGGCGCCCTGCCAGGCGGTGGCGGCCGCCGATGGCGCACCGGTCGCGGAGGGGGAGGTGGTGGAGGCGGTGGTCCGCGAGCAGATCCGGCAGACCGTGGCCCGGCTGCGCGCGGACGAGCTGCTCGCCCCGGCGGTGGCCGCCGGGCGGCTGGCGGTGCGCGGCGGCTACTACGCGCTGGACAGCGGCGTGGTCGACCTGGACCCGGACCTGGCCCCCGACCTCGGAGGTTGAGCCGAGAAGGCGGCCGAGGACAGGTCAGATCATCGCTTGATCCGATCACTGCCCCAGCGCCGCCGGACGGCGGGTGTTGACAAGCTGTCAGCAGACTGTGCGCCGTGAGCCCCCCGTGCACCTCGATCGACGTTTCGTGCACCGTTGCGACCAAGGGTGCGCGGGCTCCACGATGGTATGGAGCGCAGCTGGGGGGAAATCTGATGGAAAGTCAGCAGTACTTCGACGTCGGGGCGGAGGTCGGATCGGACCTCGCCGGGCAGCGCGCGCCCGGCCGCCGGCTGCACGCCGCCTTCGCGCCCGCCGACCTGGCGGCGATCGCCCCGCTGCGGCTGGCCCTGCGCACGGCGCTGGCCGACTGGGGCGTCCC
Coding sequences within:
- a CDS encoding urease subunit alpha → MSPHDYISVHGPRTGDRVRLGDSGLIVRVESDSQAPGEEFLAGFGKTARDGLHLKAATVRSTCDVVISNVLVIDAVQGIVKTSIGLVGGRIAAIGRAGNPDTMDGVEVVVGTGTTIVSGEGLIATAGAIDTHVHLLSPRIMEASLASGVTTIIGQEFGPVWGVGVNSPWALRHAFNAFDAWPVNIGFLGRGSSSDPGPLVEALAEGGASGFKVHEDMGAHTRALDTALRVAEEYDVQVALHTDGLNECLSVEDTLAVLEGRTIHAFHIEGCGGGHVPNVLKMAGVANVIGSSTNPTLPFGRDALAEAAGMIVSAHDLKLDLPGDAAMARDRVRAGTMGAEGILHDLGMIGITSSDAQGMGRAGETVRRTFAMAGKMKAERGPLDGVGSYGTRESGDDNERVLRYIAKLTINPAIAHGLAHEVGSIEVGKLGDIVLWRPDHFGAKPQLVLKSGFPAYGVVGDPNASTDRCEPLVLGPQFGAHGATAADISVAFVAQAAADGAYLDRAADQLPTRRRRVGVRGTRGIGPRDMVRNGRTGQVGVDAGTGLVSLDGTALRSEPSESVSLSRLYFL
- a CDS encoding agmatine/peptidylarginine deiminase, whose product is MTTPASLGFSMPAEWHPHERTWMAFPTGNQTFDTPENLHAARLAWAKVANTIVRHEPVTLIVNLGGTAAAREYVDAGIEIVERPLDDAWMRDIGPSFLIDGQGSLAAADWIFNGWGAQSWASWEHDQHIAEHISELTGVRRFASRLINEGGGIHVDGEGTVLVTETVQLGEGRNADWTKEQVEAELHAHLGTTKAIWLPRGLTRDYDEFGTRGHIDIVASFVRPGVVLAHVQPDPAHPDHAVCQELVAILRAATDAQGRRLEVIEVPAPTVLHDEDGEPVDYSYINHYVANGAVILCAFDDPRDEEAAAILAEAYPDRTVELVDAREIFANGGGIHCITQQQPKA
- a CDS encoding carbonic anhydrase, with protein sequence MRRRVLLAAGALGVLPAAGAQPARAGGPGTAAGPGTTGGPGGSGGSGDAGPPGDPAQALARLRTGNERWVRGQARHPDASSARRHDLAGGQAPFAVVFTCVDSRVPPELVFDQGLGDLLVVRTAAHTLDTLVAGSLEYGPVELATPLLLVLGHQHCGAVTAAVRALREGTPLPGHLAEVAQALRAPCQAVAAADGAPVAEGEVVEAVVREQIRQTVARLRADELLAPAVAAGRLAVRGGYYALDSGVVDLDPDLAPDLGG
- a CDS encoding CYTH domain-containing protein, with the protein product MAVEAELKAIVRDPEAVTERLEEAYAPGRPEVYQDTYYDTPAGLLDQGDRELRIRTVQTANGRRGRSHHRALHRRRRGLPLTPDMRQRSFPARRIAVTVGKLRGRGRTMWHLEATRAEA
- a CDS encoding DUF6879 family protein encodes the protein MTEFITDEQFDHLFGDGFQHTAWRLESRSAYASDLATPMYQRWSAGEDPQADQYRPWCQNIRTQVAAGKRIERVRVADSPLTAGQAFLLAVGWANVAAGEDIRHLDRAVAAELRLPKRDFWLFDSRVLIEMHFDCADEYLGAELIDDQGAVLIACQIRDAAWHHAVVREEFAKRVPSAV
- the ureA gene encoding urease subunit gamma, producing the protein MRLTPTERDRLLIFTAAELARARRARGCLLNVPEATALIADTVCEAARDGKRLAEAIEAGRSVLGAADVLPGVPDVVTVIQVEAVFDDGTRLAVVNDPFRGAGSLGDDGPGAALPGAGTGYDPVEETVVVAVHNTSAVPISVTSHYHFFEVNPRLAFDRAAAYGTRLAVPAGSSVRFDPGAVVEVGLVPIAGERVAIGFAGLVDGPLDAPGAREAALEKARATGYLLNFDDPEVES
- a CDS encoding helix-turn-helix transcriptional regulator; the encoded protein is MSTDFQRAREALGARLRQLRVDAGLSGRALAALAGWPHSKISKLETGRQTAVEADLTAWAEHTGNLGMAASLHADLRGLETQYRSWRRRLAAGHEAAQREAGAEERAARMVRAYEPTVIPGILQTPDYARAVLTAAAVLHQSPRDTEDAVRERVRRQELLYERGRSFHFILWEGVLHAQPCPREVLAAQLDRLTGLVGLDTVTLGVIPFSAALPLTLRHGFWIHDEAYVTVETINAALWLDTRADVDLYLRAWSMYEQVAEFGAGVHRLIGRARHALAAL
- a CDS encoding metalloregulator ArsR/SmtB family transcription factor, which codes for MGHGVVRAAENTVPHTQLDASNAAKVAATLQALATPSRLLILARLRQGPLAATDLANAVGMEQSACSHQLRLLRNLGLVVGERHGRSIVYALYDHHVAELLDQAVYHVEHLRLGLSDAPEDTVDAD